GACGTCAATATATGGCAGTACCGAACGGATTTCTTCTTTGGCTTTTTCTTCGCTCGGCCACAAAGATGCACGGTAGTTAGGGTCGTAAGAGATGATACAACCGGCTTTTTTAGCAGTTTCCAAAGCAGAAAAGGTGGCAGTACGGGAGGGTTCATTCGTCAGAGAGAGAGACCCAATGTGAAAAATCTTAGTGTTCCGGAGAATATCGTCCTTTACTTCTTCCCGGCGGAGCATTGTGTCTGCACCGGGTTTCCTGGCAAAAGAGAAGCTTCTCTGTCCGTCTTCTGAAAGGCTTACAAAGGAAAGCGTGGTAAAATAGTTCGGGTCGACAATTAGACCGGAAGTGTCCACATGTTCCCTTTTTAAAACAGATTCCAAAAAGCGGCCGTTAAGATCGCTGCCGACTTTTCCGATAAAAGCGGTTTGAAAGTGCATCCGGCTAAGTCCTGTAAGGACGTTCGCTGGCGCTCCTCCCGGATTCTGCTCAAAAAGATGCATCCCGTTTTGAGAGATTCCGGCGTCGGTAAAATCCACCAAAAGTTCTCCTAAAGCTGCCACATCATACATTTTCATATCATCCCTTCTTTGTCTTTAAAAGTTTTTCATCAGAAAACAGATTGAAAAATCCTAGATAGGAAAATTCACTTTTAAAAACAATGTGATCAGTGGTTCTGATATCCAAGTTTCCGCTTTTGCAGGCAGTCAAATCCAACTGCCAGAAGAAGGATCACGCCTTCTACCACCATCTGAACATATTCGCTGATATTCAAAAGAACCATGCCATTTTTCAGGATTCCCATGATGAAAACGCCTGCCACAACGTTAGAGAGTTTGCCGGAGCCGCCTGAAAGGCTTACGCCGCCAAGGGCCACTGCGGTAATTACCTGGAATTCATAGCCTTTGCCTGCGGTAGGCTGGCCGGAATTAGTGCGTGCCAGCATAATAATACCTGCGATGCCTGCAAAGAGGCCGGAAAGCGCAAAGATCAGATATTTGACTCTCTTTACCCGGATACCTGCCATCTGTGCGGCGGTCTCGTTTCCGCCCAATGCATAAAAATATCTGCCGAAATAGGTTTTGTTAAGAATGAATCCGCCAATGAGAAAAATAACGATCATGACGATCACGGGAATCGGAATAAAACCGACATATCCCTGCCCGATGGTTGCAAATCCTTTCGGAAAGCCAAAAATCGGCATTCCTTTTGAAATAATGTACGCGAAGCCTTCAAAAATCGTTTGAGAAGCGAAGGTTACGATAAGGGAGGGAATATTCATATTAGCGACCAAAAGGCCGTTTAAAAATCCGATCGCGGTACTAGAAAGCAACGCAATCAGAATTGCGAGCCACATATTCATGCCCATATTGACCATCAAATACGCTGCGATAATATTAACAAACGTGATAATGGAGCCGGTGGAAAGATCGATTCCGCCAATCAGGATCACATAAGTCATACCGACGGAGGCAATCCCAAGCACGGCGATTTGCCGGGCGATGTTGATTAGATTATTGGGGCTCAAAAAGTCACTGCTCAAACATGAGAAAATAATAAACAGGGCAATGAGCGCAACATAGATTGCCCGTTCTTTTAAAATAGGAATAACCTTTTTCATGCCGATTTCTCCTTTTTCACGTTGGAAGCAAAATTCATAATCGTTTCCTGACTAAAAGAATCTTTCTCCAATTCACCGGTAATTTTTCCCTCTGCCAAAACCAAAATTCGGTCGGACATTCCCATCAGTTCTTCCATTTCGGAAGAAATTAAAAGAATGGTTTTGCCCTGCTCGACGAGGTCGTTAATAAGTTTATAGATTTCATATTTTGCGCCGATATCGATTCCGCGTGTAGGTTCGTCAAAAATAATGAGTTCTGAATTCGCTGCAAGCCATTTTGCAAGAACTACTTTTTGTTGGTTTCCACCGCTTAGGTTCTTTGCAAGCTGATGAATGCTGGGAGTCTTGATCTCAATTTCCTTAATGTATTTTTTGCTGATCTCCCGCTCCTCTTTCTCGTTAATGACAGAGTCTTTTGAAAGCTGGCGGTAAATTGGCATATTGATATTCTGATTAATCGAAAGTCCCAACAAAAGTCCCTGCAGCTTTCGGTCTTCGGGGACCAGCGCAATTCCTAAATCAATGGCGTTACGCGGATCTTTCGGAT
This genomic window from Caproicibacterium sp. BJN0003 contains:
- a CDS encoding ABC transporter permease, encoding MKKVIPILKERAIYVALIALFIIFSCLSSDFLSPNNLINIARQIAVLGIASVGMTYVILIGGIDLSTGSIITFVNIIAAYLMVNMGMNMWLAILIALLSSTAIGFLNGLLVANMNIPSLIVTFASQTIFEGFAYIISKGMPIFGFPKGFATIGQGYVGFIPIPVIVMIVIFLIGGFILNKTYFGRYFYALGGNETAAQMAGIRVKRVKYLIFALSGLFAGIAGIIMLARTNSGQPTAGKGYEFQVITAVALGGVSLSGGSGKLSNVVAGVFIMGILKNGMVLLNISEYVQMVVEGVILLLAVGFDCLQKRKLGYQNH
- a CDS encoding carbohydrate kinase family protein; the protein is MKMYDVAALGELLVDFTDAGISQNGMHLFEQNPGGAPANVLTGLSRMHFQTAFIGKVGSDLNGRFLESVLKREHVDTSGLIVDPNYFTTLSFVSLSEDGQRSFSFARKPGADTMLRREEVKDDILRNTKIFHIGSLSLTNEPSRTATFSALETAKKAGCIISYDPNYRASLWPSEEKAKEEIRSVLPYIDVIKLSEEETDFVTPKKDPKAAGKFLIDYGVKAVFITLGKNGAYVFNREGCVFAPPVPGHAIDTNGAGDCFCSGILSRICESSKLLDDLSLKELSQYAHFANAAASCCIEKHGAIPSMPTLEEINQRLSTV